A section of the Malania oleifera isolate guangnan ecotype guangnan chromosome 2, ASM2987363v1, whole genome shotgun sequence genome encodes:
- the LOC131148441 gene encoding uncharacterized protein LOC131148441 — MGASNGDEIDTSRLLQGIAHQVREEIRRDFGGTSYPLVHQGCTIDQFTRLKPLSFEGGTDPIKAEMWMQEMEKILAMLNCTKEQKVLFATFKLTGEVERWWHAMKLLEEQPVVPIAMTWGRFKQYAARFLELSHFALSVVLDEYQKVRWFERGLNQRIHEHMACLQIQEFTELVEKATVAESSLQRGTKVFDRRKRPASPRSQSNVRQGSWRRDRDVLGQGSKRKD; from the exons ATGGGAGCTTCCAACGGGgacgagattgacacctctcggcTATTACAAGGAATAGCTCatcaggttagggaagaaataAGACGGGATTTTGGGGGAACAAGCTACCCACTAGTGCACCAAGGTTGCACTATTGATCAATTTACACGTCTGAAACCCTtgtcttttgagggtggcaccgatccaattaaggctgagatgtggatgcagGAAATGGAGAAAATCCTAGCTATGTTGAATTGTACTAAGGAGCAGAAGGTCCTTTTCGCCACTTTCAAACTAACCGGAGAAgttgaacggtggtggcatgcgaTGAAATTGTTAGAGGAACAACCAGTGGTACCAATAGCGATGACCTGGGGTCgtttcaagcag TATGCCGCTAGATTCCTTGAGTTGTCTCATTTTGCACTTTCTGTGGTTCTAGATGAATATCAGAAGGTGAGatggtttgagaggggtctgaatCAGAGGATCCACGAGCATATGGCGTGTCTGCAGATTCAAGAATTCACGgaattggtggagaaagctacagTGGCAGAGTCGAGTCTGCAGAGGGGTACAAAGGTCTTTGATCGAAGGAAAAGGCCTGCATCTCCACGATCCCAATCAAATGTCAGGCAAGGGTCATGGAGGAGAGATAGAGATGTATTGGGCCAGGGGTCAAAGAGAAAGGATTAG